The following DNA comes from bacterium.
CCGCAGGACGTTCAGCAGTTGCGGCAGCTCATCCAGCTTGGCTCTGCGCAGGTGGGCCCCCAGGCCGGTTATCCGAGCGTCCATGCCGATGGTAAGCTCCGGGCCGGTGAGCCAGGCATCCTCCCGCATGGTGCGGAACTTGAGCAGCGAGAACAGCCGGCCGTTCCGGCCCACGCGCTGGCTGCGGAACAGAATCGGCCCCGGAGAGCCGAGTTTGACCGCGAGACCGACGACGACGAGGAGCGGACTCAGGACCAGCAGCCCGACCGCGGCGAAGAAGATGTCGGCGACCCGCTTCGCAATCACTAACTGCGGTAGCGTTTGACTGTGGCGACTACGGCGTCAATTACGTTCTGAACGTCGTCTTCGGTCATCTTCGAGTAGACCGGGAGCGAAACCTCGCGCTGGTATTCGCGGTAG
Coding sequences within:
- a CDS encoding sugar transferase, with protein sequence MAKRVADIFFAAVGLLVLSPLLVVVGLAVKLGSPGPILFRSQRVGRNGRLFSLLKFRTMREDAWLTGPELTIGMDARITGLGAHLRRAKLDELPQLLNVLRGEMSLVGPRPEVPKYVRLYTPAQRAVLNLQPGITDPASIKYALENDLLGASATPDSDYVNLIMPDKIGINLAYAARANLWTDFVTILRTLFRIAVR